A window of Tripterygium wilfordii isolate XIE 37 chromosome 7, ASM1340144v1, whole genome shotgun sequence contains these coding sequences:
- the LOC120002078 gene encoding lamin-like protein: MEGLRKKCFLLMVFMATMLLADCRKPVLHRVGGGKYSWAPNFNFSEWASHEEFYVGDWLYFGFDKQRYNVLEVNKTGYDKCIDTNFVMNITRGGRDVFNLTEPKPYYFISGGGYCFKGMKLAITAKDSPPASPIVIASGSPTATCCIQITLLTMFALTLASKILFNKFI, from the exons ATGGAGGGTCTGAGGAAGAAGTGCTTCTTGTTGATGGTGTTTATGGCAACCATGTTGTTGGCAGATTGCAGAAAACCTGTACTCCACAGGGTTGGCGGAGGGAAGTATTCCTGGGCACCAAATTTTAACTTCTCTGAGTGGGCTAGTCATGAAGAATTTTACGTTGGTGATTGGCTCT atTTCGGATTCGACAAGCAGCGATACAATGTTCTGGAGGTGAACAAGACTGGCTACGACAAGTGCATCGACACTAATTTCGTCATGAACATAACAAGGGGAGGGAGGGATGTCTTTAACCTGACAGAACCAAAACCCTACTACTTCATCAGCGGCGGAGGCTACTGCTTCAAGGGGATGAAGCTTGCAATCACTGCAAAGGACAGCCCACCGGCTTCACCAATTGTGATCGCTAGCGGTTCTCCAACAGCCACCTGCTGCATACAAATTACCCTGCTAACTATGTTTGCCTTAACATTGGCCAGCAAAATCCTCTTCAACAAGTTTATTTAA
- the LOC120002466 gene encoding lamin-like protein, translating into MDRWMKNVVFLMMMISMVGFTNGSLHYVGGGKTTWAPNVNLTDWASHHEHFYVGDWLYFGFDKHSYSVLEVNRTSYENCISTDFLKNVTRGGRDVFQMIEAKTYYFIDGRGFCFQGLKVAIDCETSAPTPSPAPAPAPAKNAAPSLFGSLDALSWIFCLSLVF; encoded by the exons ATGGATCGTTGGATGAAAAATGTTGttttcttgatgatgatgatatccATGGTGGGTTTTACAAATGGAAGCCTACACTATGTTGGAGGAGGAAAGACGACATGGGCACCAAATGTCAATCTCACTGATTGGGCTTCTCATCATGAACACTTCTATGTGGGCGATTGGCTCT ATTTTGGATTTGACAAGCACAGCTACAGTGTTCTGGAGGTTAACAGGACCAGCTATGAGAATTGCATTTCTACagatttcttaaagaatgtaaCCAGAGGTGGAAGAGATGTGTTCCAAATGATAGAGGCAAAGACATATTACTTCATTGATGGGAGAGGCTTCTGCTTTCAAGGTCTCAAAGTTGCTATTGATTGTGAAACTTCTGCACCAACTCCATCaccagctccagctccagctcctGCAAAAAATGCTGCCCCATCACTTTTTGGTTCTCTAGATGCTTTGTCATGGATCTTTTGCCTCTCACTTGTTTTTTAG
- the LOC120002077 gene encoding uncharacterized protein LOC120002077, whose protein sequence is MSLIPHSSASSSSSRTYEICLVCEANYGTRDYRYEVFVVDVGPCSGGDHGLRVLRNPLFRIPDAYATMGFFAVDSSIYFLGGFRLGEPDPSLRISNNVYVYDTSSSDSAIKKLSCMNYGKLLPVIIGPLNEKFYAISKYLSFHDFEVFDPKLDSWSCLCQPPVSDSPENDFDYAIDSYAVVNEDREILMWTSFGLYSYHIDSDNWYFYAKAASIPFVYDRRPTGCTVSIGGDRCLGFTHCCDFRDPNLGFIHPKCDDGHIVLGTYRHNSSDHTWHDFHQICDWPEKEKVECRAYPMSLGDGLVCAVVAGYDPGYDQIVPAPAPAPAYDDDPHLPSTHIISIGVFVDGPKFNPLYTHQYKDDHNMKYCKRTLVASFPLNRR, encoded by the exons ATGAGTCTAATCCCACACTCATcagcctcctcctcctcctccaggaCCTACGAGATCTGCTTGGTTTGCGAAGCCAACTATGGAACACGTGATTATCGTTATGAAGTTTTCGTCGTTGACGTTGGTCCTTGCTCTGGTGGTGATCATGGATTAAGAGTATTGCGCAATCCCTTGTTCCGAATTCCGGATGCCTACGCCACTATGGGCTTCTTTGCCGTTGATTCGAGCATCTACTTTCTTGGAGGATTTCGTTTGGGAGAACCTGATCCATCTTTGAGGATTTCGAACAATGTTTATGTCTATGACACATCCTCCAGCGACTCCGCCATCAAAAAGTTAAGTTGCATGAATTATGGCAAGCTCTTGCCTGTGATTATTGGTCCTCTTAATGAAAAGTTCTATGCAATTAGTAAATACTTGTCATTTCACGATTTTGAGGTGTTCGACCCAAAATTGGATTCTTGGTCTTGCCTTTGTCAGCCTCCTGTTTCTGATTCGCCTGAAAATGATTTTGATTATGCCATTGATTCATATGCTGTTGTGAACGAAGACCGCGAAATTCTCATGTGGACCTCATTCGGTCTCTACTCCTATCATATTGATTCAGATAATTGGTATTTTTACGCCAAAGCTGCTTCTATTCCATTTGTCTATGATCGAAGGCCAACTGGATGTACAGTGTCAATTGGTGGTGACCGCTGTTTAGGGTTTACCCACTGCTGTGATTTTCGTGATCCCAATTTAGGTTTTATCCACCCCAAGTGTGATGATGGTCATATAGTACTTGGTACCTATCGCCACAACAGTAGTGATCATACTTGGCATGACTTCCACCAAATCTGTGACTGGCCCGAAAAGGAAAAAGTGGAATGCCGTGCCTATCCTATGTCTTTGGGTGATGGTCTAGTCTGCGCTGTTGTGGCTGGATATGATCCCGGATATGATCAGATAGTCCCTGCCCCTGCCCCTGCCCCTGCATATGATGATGATCCCCACTTACCAAGTACACACATTATATCAATAGGGGTTTTTGTAGATGGACCCAAATTCAATCCCCTCTATACCCATCAGTACAAGGACGACCACAATATGAAGTACTGCAAGAGGACCCTCGTAGCTTCCTTCCCCTT AAACAGAAGGTAG